A window of Eublepharis macularius isolate TG4126 chromosome 18, MPM_Emac_v1.0, whole genome shotgun sequence genomic DNA:
gccaaactttggtccatatttcggttcgtgcccatttctaattgtGACACATTGAAATAGTTCCCTACATATATAGCAAGCTACTAAGGGGTTAAATATGGACACTTCATTTCCCTCCTTACTCCAGCCTCAATGTACATACTCAAACTTATGAGTTGTCCTGTGTCTCGTTCACATTTCGTGCCCAAAGTACCAAAAGTCTTCTGTGTTTTGCTTaagctcctcctcttctcctccataTGCATATTTTGAAACACCAGAAGGTAACAGAGGAGCAACCTTgccggatcagaccagtggtctcgTCCAGTGTCCCCGACCCTTTAGGCCAAAGAGATGCCCCTAGAAGGCCTACACACGAGGCGTAAAGGTCAAAGTCTCCACCTGATGTTGTTCCCTAGCACTAGTAGATTTCCTGCCTTGAAAAGGCTTCTAGGTTGCTTTCACATTTCTGTGCTGCTCAGGCATTTCTTTGCTACTAGTAGAAGCTGTGATTCAATGTAGCACTTAAGAGGGCACTATAAAAATCAAGCTACACTTGTCTCTAAGGCAAGCTCCTACtgtatgtttacttggaagcaagtcctgTTCTGAAAGGGCCCCTCtacatttttgcttctctctgctGAGTATTTTTGATGGGGGGCGAGAATGTTTAAACCCCCTTCCCTCAATACTGGGGCTCCCATCCAGTTTGTTCCATATAGCTGCATTTTAAGGCCCAATTCCACACTCGGAGTGTTCATCATGTTGCTCAACATGAAGTATAGTTTGGTCTAAGTGAGGTTTTGAGCCTGTGTTTGGGCCGTTGTGCCTCATCTTGCTCACATGACCGAATGCTCCTCCGTATGTACAAATCATATAGAACACTATGTTAGAAGGATGTGTCCTAACCCTGAaatgctagttttctacatggAAGGAAATGTTGTGTATGAGCCGTGCCTGTTTGCTGAAGCAGGTGGGGAAAACTAGGCttcaccattttaaaagtatggcGAATAAAATCAGCTCTTACCTCTTTGGCTTCATTCTGCAGTCTCATGTTTTCTGCAATGTACTTAACGCTCTCGATCGCCTCCCTCATTTCCGGGGACAGAACTGAAAAGGGAAGCAGAGCGTCCACAGATTCGCAGCTGGAGCTCTGGGTCAAGTTGCTGTTCATCTTCACATATTTAATATGTTGACACTGACAACAGCCGCATGCCGCTCCTTGGCACGGGAACCCTTCTCTGCTGGACTTGGTTTCGGAGGTGCTGAGGGAGTTTAAGTGGGAGAGCTCAGCAGTGTAAAGGGATTTTGGCTTCGGCTCGTCGCCATCTTCGCCAGTCGGCCTCGTCATAAACATGATCCTCGGGAGAAAGTTAAGGAAAATGGTCTTCACCCACTCGGGCATGGTGTGCGTCCGGGGAGTCCTATAGTGTACATTCAGTACAAAGACGGTGATGACAATGGAGAGCGTGACGAATATCATAGTGAAGAGGAGGTATTCCCCTATCAGCGGGATCACCAGAGAGGTAGAAGGAATTGTCTCTGTTATCACCAGGAGGAACACGGTTAACGAAAGAAGGACCGAAATACACAGTGTGACTTTCTCGCCACAATCCGAGGGCAGATAGAAGACCAACACGGTTAAAAAGGAGATCAGGAGGCAAGGAATAATCATGTTGATGGTGTAAAACAAGGGCAGCCGCCTGATATAAAGTGAATAGGTGATATCTGTATAGACGGCTTCGCAGCAGTTGTACTTAATGTCATGTTTATAACCTGGCGCATTAATAATAGCCCACTCTCCACTTTCCCAGTAGTCCTTGAGGTTCATCATGGAGCCTACGAGAAccaagtctatctcggctttgtCATAGGACCAAGAGCCAAACTTCATGGTGCAGTTCTGGTAGTCAAACGGGAAGTAGGTCACGTCTATTTTACAGGAGCTCTTAAATATAGCCGGGGGCATCCAAGTTACGTTACCAGTGTAATTCAATATGGCCTTGGTTTTGTCATCCACTTGGAAGTCCCCGACAGCACTGCCAGAGAAACAAACACATTCGGATGTATCAGCAGTCGAACTGGCCGAGCTGTTTTGCTGTATCTGCCATATAACTGCAGTGGCCTACCTTGATGGGCGACTGAGAACGTATGTAGGGTAGTTAGGATAAgtatttattggtgagtataattCTCACTGTTTTTGATTTGGAAATGGTCTGCCAGTTATTTGGAAATGGTCTGTCAGTTATAGGCATCAATGAAAAGCATTTGGGAAAAACAATTTCTTAGCAGTTCTAAACTTGTTTGCATGCACGTGCTCGTGTTTTGAGAAATGTAGGGCATGGCAAGTG
This region includes:
- the CHRNA3 gene encoding neuronal acetylcholine receptor subunit alpha-3 isoform X1, coding for MGKTVQLLRWVAIYFFLKGGGCSEAEHRLYEELFANYNNIIRPVENVSDPVIIWFEVSLSQLVKVDEVNQIMETNLWLRHIWNDYKLKWNPEDYGGVRFIRVPSHKIWKPDIVLYNNAVGDFQVDDKTKAILNYTGNVTWMPPAIFKSSCKIDVTYFPFDYQNCTMKFGSWSYDKAEIDLVLVGSMMNLKDYWESGEWAIINAPGYKHDIKYNCCEAVYTDITYSLYIRRLPLFYTINMIIPCLLISFLTVLVFYLPSDCGEKVTLCISVLLSLTVFLLVITETIPSTSLVIPLIGEYLLFTMIFVTLSIVITVFVLNVHYRTPRTHTMPEWVKTIFLNFLPRIMFMTRPTGEDGDEPKPKSLYTAELSHLNSLSTSETKSSREGFPCQGAACGCCQCQHIKYVKMNSNLTQSSSCESVDALLPFSVLSPEMREAIESVKYIAENMRLQNEAKETQDDWKYVAMVIDRIFLWVFILVCILGTAGLFLQPLMVTDEV
- the CHRNA3 gene encoding neuronal acetylcholine receptor subunit alpha-3 isoform X2, which codes for METNLWLRHIWNDYKLKWNPEDYGGVRFIRVPSHKIWKPDIVLYNNAVGDFQVDDKTKAILNYTGNVTWMPPAIFKSSCKIDVTYFPFDYQNCTMKFGSWSYDKAEIDLVLVGSMMNLKDYWESGEWAIINAPGYKHDIKYNCCEAVYTDITYSLYIRRLPLFYTINMIIPCLLISFLTVLVFYLPSDCGEKVTLCISVLLSLTVFLLVITETIPSTSLVIPLIGEYLLFTMIFVTLSIVITVFVLNVHYRTPRTHTMPEWVKTIFLNFLPRIMFMTRPTGEDGDEPKPKSLYTAELSHLNSLSTSETKSSREGFPCQGAACGCCQCQHIKYVKMNSNLTQSSSCESVDALLPFSVLSPEMREAIESVKYIAENMRLQNEAKETQDDWKYVAMVIDRIFLWVFILVCILGTAGLFLQPLMVTDEV